CGACGAGGTCGAGATCGTGGGCGCCGCGCTGGCAGACCGTCTCGAGGTGGTTGGCCATGCTCGCCGCACTGTCGACGATGCAGACGTTCTCGGTACTGCCGTCCTTGCGCGGGGCCTTGTAGATGACGTGGCCGATCTCGGGGAAGCCGGCGGGCTGGAACCGATCGCCAGCGATCGGCTCGAGCGTCGCGGTCAGGACGAGCGGCGACTCCCCCGTCAACACGTCGGTGGGAGTGAGCTTCTTCGGGGGACTCTTCTTCTCTGCGTCAGACATGTGCTTCTCCTCCTTGTGGCCGGCGTCGAGGACGAAGCCAGCGTTCGAACAAGACCGCCCGATCGCGGCCAGACAAGGTGAACAGAAGGGCCGCGACGAGCCGGTCAGGCGAGTCCGCAGCGAACGTCACATCGAACTTGGCGAGCCGCGCATGAGCCATCGAGTAGCGGCTGCTCGCGAGCCGGAGAGCGGCGTCGAAGTTGCCCGCGCGGGTCAACGTGACGAGAGAGCGCGCAGCTTCCGTCGTGCGTGCGCCCGTCTTCTCAGCGAGGAGGTCGTCGTCGGAGAGGTCGCGGATGACCAAGGGCCGCTGATCGACGAGCGGCTGCAGGAGCCCCAGGAGCGCCAGCTCACCATCGACCCTGGGCACGCTGGCGTCATCGCGGGGAACGATGGCGCGGACGTCCTGCGGGACGCTCCTCCAGTCGAAGAGCGCGAGCCGCGCGAGCCAAGCCGCGAAGAGTTCCTCGTCGAGATCTCCGTCGAGCCACTGGCGAACCTGCGACGTCGTCGCTGGAAGGGGCGCACGGCCTCGGGGGCGCCTGGTGTGGGTGGCGTCGAGCTTTGCCTCTTCAAGGAGCCGACGCGACAGAGCTGCCCCGAGAACACGCGCGAGCTCTCCCGGCCCCCAAACCCAACGCGCTGGAGCGATCTTGGAATGTTCGAACCATCTCGGCCGAGTTGCCCAG
This genomic window from Deltaproteobacteria bacterium contains:
- the csx17 gene encoding type I-U CRISPR-associated protein Csx17 is translated as SRPMSLAEASSLFSRGRAELRGRGALTPAAFATAIRRRGVDGGVSEFRRFTLGRTTSSNTFEPRLEARFSLARGTDVGAAASSTLERITALVEQRGFPRDGKRFVGLRGPIEVALLDVAAEPTNPEAGIVLLDATVSALDRIDRNRGFREGKVRWEPLALEWLATLFADELPGVEARLALALVSAFPETLPFAAFRFGVEWTREQNGKCEYDWATRPRWFEHSKIAPARWVWGPGELARVLGAALSRRLLEEAKLDATHTRRPRGRAPLPATTSQVRQWLDGDLDEELFAAWLARLALFDWRSVPQDVRAIVPRDDASVPRVDGELALLGLLQPLVDQRPLVIRDLSDDDLLAEKTGARTTEAARSLVTLTRAGNFDAALRLASSRYSMAHARLAKFDVTFAADSPDRLVAALLFTLSGRDRAVLFERWLRPRRRPQGGEAHV